The Trachemys scripta elegans isolate TJP31775 chromosome 14, CAS_Tse_1.0, whole genome shotgun sequence genome segment AGGTGATGCAAAAGAATTGTGTTGGGTTTACATTACCTGACAACCACTCTGGAAATGGTAACATCAGAAATAGTTATTTAAATGATGGTTCAGGAGTCGCTTGTCCTGCTCTCTAACAGCCATAATTTGTTTTGTAGCAGTTTAGCTGCTAATCCTGTCTTCTGGACCCATGTCCCGGCTCCCCATCTGCCCCTTTCAAACTGAGGCAGAATGTTAAGAATGTCTTTCACTAGTTTCACCAGCCTCTTGACCTATCCTGCAGGTGGAGGGGGCTCTAAAGATAGAGTCAAGAATATTTCTTCTCACGCAATAATAATCTTAAACTACTCCATCTGCCCTGCATAACATCAGTCCTTTGGGAGCGGGATCCCTACAGCTGTATGTTTGCTCAGGTTCCTGGCCTCCTCCACCTGCACAGGAGAGCAATAATCCTCAAGGAAGACCCTTGCTAGGTTGCTTAGCCTCCTGTTAGCTGAGAGGGAGAAACGTAACATGCACTCCACCACCGCGAACGCTGTGGTCTGTTGGCGAGACTGTGGTGTGGTCAAGTACATCAGAGTAGTGACTGCCGACATCACTGTCTCCTCATTTGAGCTGGATAAGCAGTTTATTACAGGTGCCACCCCATCTGCCTCCAAAATATAGTCCTTGTTTGTTTTATCCAGACAGAGATTACAAAGACCACCTGAAACAGAAAGGAGAGAGTGTGTGGCACCAGCTACCACCACCTTAGATCACCCTCAACACCTAACTAACTCCCTCTTGAGGTTCAAGTGGTATTGCTGCAACCAGGATCCTCAACtctttcttagggcttgtctacacagtaacGAAGATCAAAATAACTGATCGTTCCCATTCATGCCTTTAGTTAGTTCAGAGCAAGTCTAACACAGATagttctctttaaaaacaaaaacaacctacTTATGTTATATCACAATAGGATGCTCTTGTGTGTCCATAAACAGACTTGCACTGAACTAACTACAGGTATGAATTCCACCCAATTTAATGTGCTCATTACTGGTATATAAAGTACATACAATACCAGAAACAAAATACTGGTTTGCACTTCACTGAGACCCTTGTCCCCACATAGACTCAACTGGCCAGAATATTTTTATAGTAGTTGGAAAATTGTCCACCCTGCTCCCGGAATAAGTTTATTCTCAAAAGTCTGTCCTTCCTTCCTCAAGGTGATTTTTCAACCAAAGCACTCATTCCCCTATGACATTAGGGGGCGCTATGCTCTTAGAGGTAACATCTTTCACAGGAGATTAAACAAACACAGAACTTGTCATTTAAAAATCCTCTGGTAAATTTTTCAAGAGTGGGGTTAAAAGACTTGGTTTTCTGTTAAGGAAATGCCTTATTTC includes the following:
- the ARMC7 gene encoding armadillo repeat-containing protein 7, with protein sequence MSQKQRDMLELGRLEYLQALVTEFQVTESPEAKEQVLANLANFAYDPKNYEYLRQLQVLDLFLDMLTEDNEILVEFAIGGLCNLCLDKTNKDYILEADGVAPVINCLSSSNEETVMSAVTTLMYLTTPQSRQQTTAFAVVECMLRFSLSANRRLSNLARVFLEDYCSPVQVEEARNLSKHTAVGIPLPKD